One window of the Salvelinus sp. IW2-2015 unplaced genomic scaffold, ASM291031v2 Un_scaffold1687, whole genome shotgun sequence genome contains the following:
- the LOC112071701 gene encoding vesicle-associated membrane protein 1-like, translating into MSAPDAAPPAGPPGAPGAPGADGAPGGGPPPPPPNTSSNRRLQQTQAQVEEVVDIMRVNVDKVLERDQKLSELDDRADALQPEERDVRKL; encoded by the exons AT gTCTGCCCCAGATGCTGCTCCCCCAGCTGGACCTCCCGGAGCCCCAGGGGCCCCAGGAGCAGACGGAGCCCCAGGTGGAgggcccccaccccctcctcccaaCACCTCCAGCAACCGCAGGCTACAACAGACACAAGCCCAAGTGGAGGAG gtggTGGATATTATGCGGGTGAATGTGGACAAGGTTCTGGAGAGGGACCAGAAGCTGTCGGAGCTAGATGACAGAGCGGATGCCCTCCAGCCGGAGGAAAGAGATGTAAGAAAGCTCTAG
- the mrpl51 gene encoding LOW QUALITY PROTEIN: large ribosomal subunit protein mL51 (The sequence of the model RefSeq protein was modified relative to this genomic sequence to represent the inferred CDS: inserted 1 base in 1 codon), whose amino-acid sequence MSLLRGLLKACHSXTTRQISTGVCCPVXMNAIPELKKVDRWXEKRSMFGVYDNIGILGDFKAHPKNLIVGPVWVKGFRGNELQRLTRKKRMVGDRMMTQDKHDMQNRIRFLYRHFNRFGKHR is encoded by the exons ATGTCTCTGTTGAGAGGGTTGCTGAAGGCTTGCCACT ACACAACCAGACAGATTAGCACTG GTGTGTGCTGTCCAGTCRGTATGAATGCCATTCCTGAGCTGAAGAAGGTGGACAGGTGGYCTGAGAAGAGGAGCATGTTTGGGGTTTATGACAACATAGGAATTTTAG GTGACTTCAAAGCCCACCCTAAGAACCTGATCGTTGGACCGGTCTGGGTGAAAGGTTTCCGTGGCAATGAGCTGCAGCGTCTgacgaggaagaagaggatggtaGGAGACAGGATGATGACACAGGACAAACACGACATGCAGAACAGGATCCGCTTCCTCTATCGACACTTCAACCGCTTTGGGAAACATCGCTGA
- the LOC112071702 gene encoding lymphocyte activation gene 3 protein, whose protein sequence is MWQFLLLGTSLLVTGGRCQCLSEYTEMFAEAGSQAVLPCMCRPPSTSAAIVLWSKDLKGTLWRKGKSGLEHWGIGAAQRVRCPHSEVGAGDYSLYIKEVREEDSGKYTCMVQDGEKNLSKRILLRVIKVSISPPAPVEGNKMTITCSVSPWPQEATVSWMLNEKQVYPDSADYVLSKNQASVLESKASAGMMGNWSCVVHKGRKPGKATTALTVRGIVNPSSASAKVYAEVGSAVTLPCVFSTGLTPSDTVWERLDTSGSALPLPPSFNLSSLLSLPLWDRSVGVGQVGQGDGGRYRCSGTVEGRRVTREMQLVTAQGEPGIENG, encoded by the exons aTGTGGCAGTTCCTCCTCTTGggaacatccctgttagtgacag GGGGTCGGTGTCAGTGTCTGTCTGAGTATACTGAGATGTTCGCAGAGGCAGGGTCCCAGGCAGTGTTACCCTGCATGTGTcgccctccctccacctctgcaGCCATCGTTCTCTGGAGCAAGGACCTTAAAGG gaCGTtatggagaaagggaaagagtgGACTGGAGCACTGGGGAATAGGAGCTGCCCAGCGTGTTCGATGCCCCCATTCAGAGGTTGGAGCTGGTGACTACAGCCTGTACATaaaggaggtgagggaggaggacagCGGAAAGTACACCTGCATGGTGCAGGATGGCGAGAAAAACCTCTCTAAGAGGATCCTCCTCAgggtcatcaaag TATCCATCTCCCCACCTGCTCCAGTGGAGGGCAACAAAATGACAATCACTTGCAGTGTCTCTCCGTGGCCACAGGAGGCGACAGTGAGCTGGATGCTCAACGAGAAGCAAGTTTACCCTGACAGTGCAGATTATGTCCTTTCAAAGAACCAGGCGAGCGTTTTGGAGAGCAAGGCATCTGCAGGCATGATGGGTAACTGGAGCTGTGTAGTGCATAAAGGGAGGAAACCAGGGAAGGCCACCACGGCCCTGACAGTGAGAG GTATCGTTAACCCCTCCAGTGCCAGTGCCAAGGTGTATGCTGAGGTGGGGTCTGCTGTCACCCTCCCCTGTGTGTTCTCCACTGGACTCACCCCATCAGACACAGTCTGGGAGAGACTGGACACCTCTGGCTCTGCTCTCCCACTCCCACCCTCCTTCAACCTGTCCTCCctgctatccctccctctctgggaCAGGTCTGTGGGTGTGGGGCAAGTGGGGCAGGGGGACGGGGGCAGGTACAGGTGCTCAGGGACAGTGGAGGGGCGCCGGGTAACCAGGGAGATGCAGCTGGTGACTGCCCAAGGTGAGCCAGGCATAGAAAATGGATGA
- the LOC112071703 gene encoding lymphocyte activation gene 3 protein-like, translated as MWQFLLLGTSLLVTGGRCQCLSEYTEMFAEAGSQAVLPCMCRPPSTSAAIVLWSKDLKGTVWRKGKSGLEHWGIGAAQRVRCPHSEVGAGDYSLYIKEVREEDSGNYTCMVQDGEKILSKRILLRVIKVSISPPAPVEGNKMTITCSVTPWPRKATVSWMLNEKRVYPDSADYVLSKNQASVLESKASASMMGNWSCVVHKGRKPGKATTALTVRGIVNPSSASAKVYAEVGSAVTLPCVFSTGLTPSDTVWERLDTSGSALPLPPSFNLSSLLSLPPWDRSVGVVQVGQGDGGRYRCSGTVEGRRVTREMQLVTAQGEPGIENG; from the exons aTGTGGCAGTTCCTCCTCTTGggaacatccctgttagtgacag GGGGTCGGTGTCAGTGTCTGTCTGAGTATACTGAGATGTTCGCAGAGGCAGGGTCCCAGGCAGTGTTACCCTGCATGTGTcgccctccctccacctctgcaGCCATCGTTCTCTGGAGCAAGGACCTTAAAGG gaCGGtatggagaaagggaaagagtgGACTGGAGCACTGGGGAATAGGAGCTGCCCAGCGTGTTCGATGCCCCCATTCAGAGGTTGGAGCTGGTGACTACAGCCTGTACATaaaggaggtgagggaggaggacagCGGAAATTACACCTGCATGGTGCAGGATGGCGAGAAAATCCTCTCTAAGAGGATCCTCCTCAgggtcatcaaag TATCCATCTCCCCACCTGCTCCAGTGGAGGGCAACAAAATGACGATCACTTGCAGTGTCACTCCATGGCCACGGAAGGCGACAGTGAGCTGGATGCTCAACGAGAAGCGAGTTTACCCTGACAGTGCAGATTATGTCCTTTCAAAGAACCAGGCGAGTGTTTTGGAGAGCAAAGCATCTGCAAGCATGATGGGTAACTGGAGCTGTGTAGTGCATAAAGGGAGGAAACCAGGGAAGGCCACCACGGCCCTGACAGTGAGAG GTATCGTTAACCCCTCCAGTGCCAGTGCCAAGGTGTATGCTGAGGTGGGGTCTGCTGTCACCCTCCCCTGTGTGTTCTCCACTGGACTCACCCCATCAGACACAGTCTGGGAAAGACTGGACACCTCTGGCTCTGCTCTCCCACTCCCACCCTCCTTCAACCTGTCCTCCctgctatccctccctccctgggaCAGGTCTGTGGGTGTGGTGCAAGTGGGGCAGGGGGACGGGGGCAGGTACAGGTGCTCAGGGACAGTGGAGGGGCGCCGGGTAACCAGGGAGATGCAGCTGGTGACTGCCCAAGGTGAGCCAGGCATAGAAAATGGATGA